In a genomic window of Chthoniobacterales bacterium:
- a CDS encoding acyl-CoA thioesterase yields the protein MLRYDTEITVRFEDADPAGVVFYPRALALAHAAVEEMIRRSALGWEEWFASKTHAAPLRRAEADFFLPMRAGERFTARASVEKIGDTSVEFSVAFANSRDEVAAKIRTVHVLVDSSTGRPKPLADAMRAAFAGGPVRSS from the coding sequence ATGCTGCGCTACGACACAGAGATCACGGTCCGGTTCGAGGATGCGGATCCGGCAGGAGTTGTTTTTTATCCGCGCGCGCTTGCCTTGGCCCATGCGGCGGTGGAGGAAATGATCCGTCGGTCGGCTCTCGGATGGGAAGAATGGTTCGCCTCTAAAACTCATGCCGCGCCGCTGCGTCGTGCAGAAGCCGATTTCTTCCTGCCCATGCGTGCGGGCGAACGATTCACCGCGCGTGCGAGCGTGGAAAAAATCGGCGACACATCGGTGGAGTTCTCCGTTGCATTTGCAAACTCGCGGGACGAGGTGGCAGCCAAAATCCGCACGGTGCATGTCCTGGTGGACTCATCCACCGGCCGTCCGAAACCGCTCGCGGATGCCATGCGCGCCGCATTTGCCGGCGGCCCGGTGCGCTCCTCTTGA
- a CDS encoding PEP-CTERM sorting domain-containing protein produces the protein MKTFKTYIYSLFAVLLAASHVQAVTSINLSLFGSSVTSDGFTYNPTTSTLTGLDAPGALLYPDPWTSVNLTTLDNYTGPSSLRLNLTGLATAPTSGGFSITLEGGSGKYLATTFNWNSFSSNSSTVTLPVNFAAAPVGFQWTNIVGWTFDSGGSGNAINATFTELTATAVPEPSTYALLGMSALGFGGYVMRRRRR, from the coding sequence ATGAAAACATTCAAAACCTATATATATTCCCTCTTCGCGGTCTTGCTCGCTGCTTCCCATGTGCAAGCTGTCACATCTATCAATCTTTCATTGTTCGGATCCTCAGTGACATCTGATGGTTTTACGTATAATCCCACAACAAGCACGCTTACAGGCCTTGATGCCCCCGGTGCGCTGCTCTATCCCGACCCTTGGACGTCGGTCAATCTGACCACGCTTGACAATTACACAGGCCCTAGCAGTCTCCGATTGAACCTCACCGGACTTGCCACGGCACCTACCTCCGGTGGCTTCTCAATCACGCTCGAGGGTGGATCTGGAAAATATCTTGCCACCACCTTCAACTGGAACTCGTTCAGCAGTAACTCTTCTACAGTTACCCTACCCGTTAATTTTGCTGCTGCTCCCGTCGGATTTCAATGGACTAATATAGTTGGTTGGACTTTCGATAGCGGCGGCTCAGGGAACGCAATTAATGCGACCTTCACAGAGCTTACGGCAACCGCGGTTCCTGAACCCTCGACTTACGCGCTGCTTGGCATGAGCGCTCTCGGCTTTGGTGGCTACGTGATGCGGCGCCGTCGGCGTTAA
- a CDS encoding AMP-binding protein translates to MPRGKDLLSDDVRSWEGRGSMLLLNPRTPSGRRAEILAADFPDLPDHIWLATSGTGGTLKIVALSRTALEANARAVNAHLGALSGDVWINPLPLFHVGGLGIVVRSALSGAKWQQFGPWDPEEFVRSASSRHATLSSLVPAQVHDLVQRQQRAPASLRAVVVGGGALDESLRAKAASLGWPVLPSYGLTEAASQVATADPGTADFEWLPLLPHVQARVSEGGLLELRGPSLLTGWMVFDDCGATRWKDPKNEGWFRTSDRVDLRGRQLKMLGRADDLLKIRGELVDISALERALQARVAGGAVCVQADPDERNGFTLRLVAENAVAVGQARAATDIFPPFACPVSVQIGEIPRTASGKILRVR, encoded by the coding sequence ATGCCGCGCGGGAAAGATTTGCTATCGGATGATGTCCGGTCTTGGGAGGGCAGGGGAAGCATGCTGCTGCTCAATCCGCGGACGCCGTCAGGACGGCGCGCAGAGATCTTGGCAGCGGATTTTCCGGATCTGCCGGACCACATTTGGCTCGCGACTTCGGGCACGGGCGGAACGTTGAAAATCGTCGCGCTTTCGCGCACCGCTCTCGAGGCCAATGCGCGCGCGGTCAATGCGCATCTGGGCGCGCTGTCGGGCGATGTTTGGATCAACCCGCTGCCGCTTTTTCATGTTGGAGGACTTGGCATTGTCGTCCGTTCCGCTTTGAGCGGCGCGAAATGGCAACAGTTCGGCCCTTGGGATCCCGAGGAGTTTGTGCGGTCCGCCTCGTCGCGACACGCAACGCTTTCCTCGCTGGTGCCGGCACAGGTCCATGATCTCGTGCAGCGGCAACAGCGCGCACCTGCGAGCTTGCGCGCTGTGGTGGTCGGCGGCGGTGCATTGGACGAGAGCTTGCGCGCGAAGGCTGCATCGCTCGGCTGGCCCGTGCTGCCGAGTTACGGACTGACCGAGGCCGCTTCGCAAGTCGCCACGGCTGATCCGGGAACAGCTGATTTCGAGTGGCTGCCTTTGCTGCCGCACGTCCAAGCGCGGGTGAGCGAGGGCGGGCTGCTCGAGTTGCGCGGCCCTTCGTTGCTCACAGGCTGGATGGTCTTCGATGATTGCGGCGCCACACGCTGGAAAGATCCCAAGAACGAAGGGTGGTTTCGGACCAGTGATCGCGTTGATTTGCGCGGACGCCAGCTAAAGATGCTTGGAAGGGCCGACGATCTTCTGAAGATCCGCGGTGAGCTGGTCGATATCTCCGCGCTCGAGCGTGCGTTGCAGGCCCGGGTTGCGGGCGGTGCGGTTTGTGTTCAGGCGGACCCGGACGAGCGCAACGGTTTCACGCTGCGCCTTGTTGCGGAGAATGCCGTCGCAGTCGGGCAAGCGAGGGCCGCCACGGACATTTTCCCGCCGTTTGCATGCCCCGTATCGGTTCAGATCGGGGAAATTCCGCGCACCGCGTCGGGCAAGATCCTGCGCGTCCGTTGA
- a CDS encoding exopolysaccharide biosynthesis polyprenyl glycosylphosphotransferase yields the protein MPTGNTLQAHRHRKRSTPSPPASCPAPQGKILPRISGDLSAGAIYSSRFRCILKDLSHGPSAPMSASIPVTENSLGPQSTPPARALEISAEPRGGVASILRNIARQPWFTSLCLFGADIVLVSGAYFLSRAVRVNQSIDMSPAYLLQISTFFTCILAAVALIGGYKGRRTFRMLHFAAEFLVAVLVGAAVGAFVLFVFFSAGDFYTAQSRVVLLYTAVGYAIPALALRLLAASVWTRRARRVPYLAIGSQDELATFEDYCRRMDFHNPVVLADLDLRVVRSLMDEEARGLKVSPRTILQEASKMEATPDAKGATRRAQDFEGIVLTDPPESYPPALLEKLARLHFLRIPVYSEDAFFSEVWRKESVHRLDHSWAIRQNFQLTRNSAYRYAKIATDYALALLALPVALPLMALIALMIVIDSGFPVFFRQERVGRGEHRFKLWKFRTMRVRHEEDDPYTRTRDTRITRAGRLLRRLRLDELPQIFNVLRGEMSLIGPRAEWSRIVADYETKIPSYHLRHLVKPGITGWAQVNYHYGSGADDAVEKLRYDLYYIKNYSLVLDVEILLKTILKVCSLGGK from the coding sequence ATGCCCACCGGCAATACCCTCCAAGCACATCGGCACAGGAAAAGATCGACTCCCTCGCCGCCCGCCTCCTGCCCGGCGCCTCAGGGAAAAATTCTCCCTAGAATCAGCGGGGATTTATCCGCTGGCGCTATTTACTCATCGCGATTTCGGTGTATCCTGAAGGACTTGTCCCACGGTCCCAGCGCACCAATGTCTGCCAGCATCCCAGTCACGGAAAACTCCCTTGGGCCGCAAAGCACCCCGCCGGCACGCGCTTTGGAGATATCCGCCGAGCCTCGCGGCGGCGTGGCATCAATCCTTCGCAACATTGCCAGGCAGCCATGGTTCACGAGCCTGTGCCTTTTCGGAGCGGATATCGTGCTTGTTTCCGGCGCTTATTTCTTGAGCCGCGCGGTGCGGGTGAACCAGTCGATCGACATGTCGCCCGCTTACCTTTTGCAGATCAGCACCTTTTTCACCTGCATACTTGCCGCCGTCGCGCTGATCGGGGGTTACAAGGGACGCCGCACGTTCCGCATGCTGCACTTTGCCGCGGAGTTCCTGGTCGCCGTGCTCGTCGGCGCGGCGGTCGGAGCCTTTGTGCTCTTCGTGTTCTTCTCGGCCGGTGACTTTTACACGGCGCAAAGCCGTGTCGTGCTCCTCTACACGGCCGTGGGATATGCGATCCCTGCGCTGGCCCTGCGTTTGCTCGCGGCATCCGTCTGGACCAGACGTGCGCGGCGCGTTCCCTACCTCGCTATCGGCTCGCAGGACGAGTTGGCCACGTTCGAGGACTACTGCCGGCGCATGGATTTCCACAACCCCGTCGTGCTGGCCGATCTCGATCTGCGGGTGGTGCGCAGCTTGATGGATGAAGAAGCGCGCGGCCTCAAAGTGTCGCCCCGCACCATTTTGCAGGAAGCCTCCAAGATGGAGGCAACCCCGGACGCCAAAGGCGCAACGCGACGCGCACAGGATTTCGAGGGCATAGTCCTCACCGACCCTCCGGAGTCCTACCCGCCGGCCCTCTTGGAAAAACTTGCCCGGCTTCATTTTCTCCGGATCCCCGTTTACAGCGAAGACGCCTTTTTCAGCGAGGTTTGGCGCAAGGAATCGGTGCACCGGCTGGACCACTCTTGGGCCATACGCCAAAACTTCCAGCTGACCCGGAACTCCGCCTACCGCTACGCCAAGATCGCCACGGATTATGCCTTGGCTTTGCTCGCGCTGCCGGTGGCGCTTCCCCTGATGGCACTGATCGCCCTCATGATTGTCATCGACAGCGGGTTCCCGGTGTTTTTCCGGCAGGAGCGGGTGGGACGCGGAGAGCACCGCTTCAAGCTCTGGAAATTCCGCACCATGCGCGTGCGGCACGAGGAGGATGATCCTTACACACGCACCCGCGACACCCGCATCACCCGTGCGGGTCGCCTGCTCCGGCGTCTGCGGCTCGACGAGCTGCCCCAGATATTCAACGTCCTGCGCGGCGAAATGAGCTTGATCGGTCCGCGTGCGGAATGGTCGCGCATAGTCGCGGATTACGAGACCAAGATCCCCAGCTACCACTTGCGCCACTTGGTTAAACCCGGAATCACCGGCTGGGCGCAGGTCAACTACCACTACGGCTCCGGCGCGGACGATGCCGTGGAAAAACTGCGCTACGATCTGTATTACATCAAAAACTATTCCCTTGTTCTGGACGTCGAGATTCTGCTCAAGACCATCCTCAAAGTCTGCTCGCTGGGGGGGAAATAG
- a CDS encoding MGMT family protein, translating into MFPSPFALRIYAALRKVPRGKVITYAALGRSIGCRSPRAVGQALRANPFAPEVPCHRVIASDLTPGGFQGKRGGTALEKKLRLLAAEGVHFKNRHLADPARAIR; encoded by the coding sequence ATTTTTCCCTCCCCCTTCGCCCTCCGCATCTACGCCGCCCTTCGCAAAGTTCCCCGCGGCAAAGTGATCACTTACGCCGCTCTCGGCCGGAGCATCGGCTGTCGATCGCCGCGCGCCGTGGGACAAGCGCTGAGAGCAAATCCTTTCGCCCCCGAAGTCCCGTGCCATCGTGTGATCGCCTCCGACCTCACCCCGGGCGGATTCCAGGGCAAGCGCGGAGGAACTGCACTCGAAAAGAAACTCCGCCTCCTCGCCGCCGAGGGCGTGCATTTTAAAAACCGCCACTTGGCTGATCCCGCGCGCGCTATACGCTGA
- the ade gene encoding adenine deaminase, with protein MFHRGQIIDIQRQRIFPGVIEVTDGKITAVREDPSVEEPGYLCPGFVDAHVHIESSMLTPPEFARIAVTHGTVGTVSDPHEIANVLGIDGVRYMQNLAAQTPCKIHFGIPSCVPATGFETAGATLGPEAVEELCRDKSLLYLSEVMNFPGVIHRDPEVLEKILIARKYGKRIDGHAPGLRGEDLKKYVAAGIETDHECFKIDEAREKLSLGQKILIREGSAAKNFEELCPILKEAPESCMLCSDDKHPDDLIEGHINQLCARAVAHGVPLFNVLRAACVNPVEHYGLRCGLLRLGDPADFIRLHDLIGFKVMETWINGQCVARDGRSLLPKTASPRVNRFHTLPKSPSDFAIPSNVASLSPATPAPAAIRVIETIDGQIITGAGEAAPLIRDGCAVADPSRDLLKIAVVNRYKDAPPAVAFVRGIGLKSGAIASSVAHDCHNIVAVGASDDDLARAVNLIIANQGGISAVGPDGLQDALPLPVAGLMSDGFAEDVASGYTRLTKMARELGSPLHAPYMTLSFLALLVIPALKLSDLGLFDGNKFQFVSVFTGNTPPTT; from the coding sequence ATGTTTCACCGCGGCCAGATCATAGATATCCAACGCCAACGCATTTTCCCCGGCGTCATCGAAGTCACGGACGGAAAAATCACGGCCGTCCGCGAGGATCCGTCGGTGGAAGAGCCCGGCTACCTTTGCCCCGGCTTTGTCGATGCACATGTGCACATCGAAAGCTCCATGCTCACGCCCCCGGAATTCGCCCGAATTGCGGTTACCCATGGAACGGTGGGAACGGTTTCCGATCCCCATGAAATCGCCAACGTTCTCGGGATCGACGGCGTGCGCTACATGCAGAATCTCGCCGCGCAAACCCCGTGCAAAATCCACTTCGGCATCCCCTCGTGTGTTCCGGCGACCGGTTTCGAAACAGCCGGGGCAACCCTCGGACCCGAAGCCGTCGAGGAACTCTGCCGCGACAAGTCGCTCCTTTACCTGTCGGAAGTCATGAATTTTCCGGGCGTCATTCACCGCGACCCGGAGGTTCTTGAAAAAATCCTCATAGCGCGGAAATACGGCAAGCGTATCGACGGTCATGCGCCCGGATTGCGCGGCGAGGACCTGAAAAAATACGTCGCTGCGGGAATCGAAACCGACCACGAGTGCTTCAAGATCGACGAGGCGCGTGAAAAGCTCTCGCTCGGACAAAAAATTCTCATCCGCGAAGGGTCAGCCGCCAAAAATTTCGAAGAGCTTTGCCCCATTCTCAAGGAAGCGCCGGAGTCGTGCATGCTCTGCAGTGATGACAAGCACCCGGATGACCTGATCGAGGGGCATATCAACCAGCTCTGCGCCCGCGCTGTCGCACACGGAGTTCCGCTGTTCAATGTCCTTCGCGCTGCGTGTGTGAATCCGGTCGAGCACTACGGATTACGCTGCGGCCTGCTGCGGCTGGGCGATCCCGCAGACTTCATCCGCCTCCATGACCTCATCGGATTCAAAGTTATGGAGACCTGGATCAACGGACAATGCGTCGCGCGCGACGGGCGATCGCTGCTTCCGAAGACTGCCTCACCCCGAGTAAATAGGTTTCACACCCTTCCCAAAAGCCCGTCCGACTTCGCAATTCCCTCAAATGTGGCGTCGCTGTCCCCGGCGACGCCTGCTCCCGCTGCCATCCGGGTTATCGAAACGATCGATGGACAGATCATCACCGGGGCTGGTGAAGCCGCGCCACTAATTCGCGATGGCTGTGCCGTGGCGGACCCTTCGCGGGATTTGCTCAAAATTGCCGTGGTCAATCGTTACAAGGATGCTCCGCCGGCTGTTGCATTTGTTCGGGGCATCGGACTCAAAAGCGGCGCAATTGCCTCCAGCGTGGCGCATGACTGCCACAACATCGTCGCGGTCGGTGCTTCGGACGATGACCTCGCGCGCGCTGTCAACCTCATCATCGCCAACCAAGGCGGTATCAGCGCGGTCGGCCCGGACGGTTTGCAGGACGCACTGCCACTTCCGGTGGCAGGCCTGATGAGTGATGGCTTTGCCGAGGACGTGGCTTCGGGCTACACGCGACTCACCAAAATGGCCAGGGAACTGGGAAGCCCCCTGCACGCGCCTTACATGACGCTCAGCTTCCTCGCCCTGCTTGTCATTCCCGCACTCAAGCTCAGCGACCTTGGACTCTTCGACGGAAACAAATTCCAATTCGTGTCGGTTTTCACAGGCAACACCCCGCCAACAACTTAA
- a CDS encoding YqgE/AlgH family protein, translating into MKRLPKAVDLSGSLLVAHPMMADPNFRHAILYLSHHSAEEGALGFILNRPLGQKAGELQINESFEHIANVPLFEGGPVQRNQVIVASLEWDPKRATCKFEPVEPPQGEEFEIPEGLDDKLRVFLGYAGWSKNQLEKEIALNSWLVLKPHPELLRADADDGTWHRIMQGLGPMYRVLADAPEDASRN; encoded by the coding sequence ATGAAGCGGCTGCCCAAAGCGGTGGATCTTTCCGGCTCTTTGCTTGTCGCACATCCCATGATGGCCGACCCGAACTTCCGCCACGCCATTCTTTACCTCTCGCACCATAGTGCAGAGGAAGGCGCGCTGGGCTTCATTCTCAACCGCCCGCTCGGACAGAAAGCCGGCGAGTTGCAAATCAACGAATCCTTCGAGCACATCGCCAACGTGCCCTTGTTCGAAGGCGGTCCGGTGCAGCGCAACCAGGTGATCGTGGCCAGCCTGGAGTGGGACCCCAAGCGCGCCACTTGCAAGTTCGAGCCGGTCGAGCCTCCACAGGGCGAAGAATTCGAGATCCCCGAGGGGCTGGACGACAAACTGCGAGTTTTCCTTGGATACGCGGGATGGTCGAAAAACCAACTGGAAAAAGAAATCGCGCTCAACTCGTGGCTCGTGCTTAAACCCCATCCCGAGCTGCTCAGAGCCGATGCGGATGACGGCACATGGCACCGCATCATGCAGGGCCTCGGTCCCATGTATCGCGTCCTTGCCGACGCACCCGAGGATGCCTCGCGCAATTGA
- the lnt gene encoding apolipoprotein N-acyltransferase — MRIVRNLWPWAAAALSGALLVLCFAPFDQSWLAWIALSPLLAAIWFGPVHERHPLLRKAELGYLAGLVFFLGSLSWLTTVSVPGWFVLCLYLAIYPALWAAIVFLVATPRESADTARSVWVSSWRNLLTGITAAAAWVALEHLRARVFTGFGWNSLGVALHGNIPIIQITSFAGVASLGFLCALASAIAVATVRRLMVEARGGKIRAHFDFTLTLALIVGVFVFGLRMLGGSEGKSTALRVAAIQPSIPQDVKWNPAFEEHILETLSRLTDAAAAMAPDLLVWPEAATPRGFFEDRIVNEFVKEQAEKGAFALLFGTLILSHEADYNAAVMLGGGNAEPQVYPKSHLVMFGEYVPFRESFPLFAIIVGNLVPADFDAGAGPVIFRLQKPAVALAPLICFEDTVAHLAGEAAMLGARCFVNVTNDGWFKRTAASRQHLANAVFRCAENRRPMIRCANTGVTCVIDRFGRVQQTLQTPEGDSFAEGVMLAEVQVPEDPALTFYARHGDWFSGGCLAFTFAVLAARIVRRRGASA; from the coding sequence ATGAGAATCGTCCGAAATCTCTGGCCATGGGCAGCCGCCGCCCTGTCGGGTGCGTTGCTCGTCCTGTGTTTTGCGCCGTTCGACCAATCGTGGCTCGCCTGGATCGCGCTCTCACCACTGCTCGCGGCGATTTGGTTCGGACCTGTCCACGAGCGTCACCCGCTCCTGCGCAAGGCGGAACTCGGCTATCTCGCCGGGCTGGTTTTTTTCCTGGGTTCTTTGTCCTGGCTCACCACGGTGAGCGTGCCGGGATGGTTCGTGCTGTGCCTTTATCTCGCAATCTACCCGGCGCTCTGGGCAGCGATCGTTTTTCTGGTGGCCACACCGCGCGAATCCGCGGACACCGCTCGCTCCGTGTGGGTTAGTTCGTGGCGCAACCTGCTCACTGGAATCACTGCTGCGGCCGCATGGGTCGCGCTCGAGCACCTGCGAGCGCGGGTTTTCACGGGCTTCGGTTGGAATTCCCTCGGCGTCGCCCTCCACGGCAACATCCCGATCATCCAGATCACCTCGTTCGCGGGGGTGGCGAGCCTGGGTTTTCTGTGCGCGCTGGCTTCGGCAATCGCCGTCGCCACCGTCCGCCGGCTCATGGTGGAGGCCCGCGGAGGGAAGATACGAGCCCACTTCGATTTCACCCTCACCCTCGCGCTCATTGTCGGCGTGTTTGTCTTCGGCCTCCGCATGCTGGGCGGATCCGAAGGCAAATCCACCGCCCTGCGCGTTGCGGCGATCCAGCCGTCGATACCCCAGGACGTGAAATGGAATCCCGCCTTCGAGGAACACATCCTTGAGACGCTCTCGCGATTGACCGATGCAGCTGCTGCCATGGCCCCCGACCTTCTGGTCTGGCCGGAAGCTGCCACGCCACGCGGATTTTTCGAGGACCGCATCGTCAACGAGTTTGTCAAAGAGCAGGCGGAAAAAGGCGCGTTTGCGCTGCTGTTCGGGACACTCATCCTCAGCCACGAGGCGGATTACAACGCGGCGGTGATGCTCGGCGGCGGAAACGCGGAGCCACAGGTTTATCCCAAGTCGCATCTTGTGATGTTCGGCGAATACGTCCCGTTCCGCGAAAGCTTCCCGCTCTTCGCCATCATCGTCGGCAACCTTGTGCCGGCAGACTTCGATGCGGGTGCAGGCCCTGTCATTTTCCGCCTGCAAAAACCCGCGGTCGCGCTCGCACCTCTCATCTGCTTCGAGGACACTGTCGCTCACCTTGCTGGCGAGGCCGCAATGCTCGGGGCCCGGTGCTTCGTGAACGTCACCAACGACGGATGGTTCAAGCGCACCGCGGCTTCGCGCCAGCACTTGGCCAACGCCGTTTTCCGCTGCGCCGAGAACCGGCGCCCGATGATCCGCTGCGCGAATACGGGGGTCACTTGCGTGATCGACCGTTTCGGCAGGGTGCAGCAGACTTTGCAGACACCCGAAGGCGACAGCTTTGCCGAGGGCGTCATGCTTGCGGAGGTGCAAGTTCCGGAAGATCCGGCGCTCACATTCTACGCACGGCACGGGGACTGGTTCTCCGGCGGCTGTCTTGCCTTTACGTTCGCGGTGCTGGCCGCAAGAATTGTGCGGCGGCGCGGGGCCTCAGCCTGA